The sequence below is a genomic window from Lepus europaeus isolate LE1 chromosome 20, mLepTim1.pri, whole genome shotgun sequence.
ccctctccctccccagaatGTCGACCAGCAGCTGTTCACGCTGCCACAGGGCTACGGGCAGTTTGCTTTCGGCATCTTTGACGACAGCTTTGAGATCCCCACGTTCCCCCCTGGGGCGCAGGCTGATGACGGCAGGGACCCCGAGAGCCGGCGGGAACGAGAGCACCAGTCCCGGCACCGGTATGGCGCCCGGCAGCCCCGCGCCCGGCTCACTGCACGGCGGGCCACCGGCCGGCACGAAGGCGTCCCCACGCTGGAAGGGTGAGGGGGCCTGGGGGTGGACAAGACCCCGCACGGTGAGGTTGGACCGGGAAAGCTGCCCACGAGAGGTGTGGCTGCTTGGTCCCCTCACCAGCCCTCGCAGGCCCGGGGCCCCACCTGGCACTTGGGGGCCCCTGGGTCCTGCAGAGGGGGCCAGGAACCTGCACAGCCTCGCCGGCTCCCTCTGGTGCTCTGCCCCTGCACTGTCCAGCGGCTGTGAGCTGCTAGCCAGAGCTGAGCGCAGTCCGGCCTGTGTGACCAGCCCCTCCGTCTGCCCAGGATCATCCAGCAGCTGGTCAACGGCATCATCACCCCGGCCACCAtccccagcctgggcctgggcccctggtgagtgtgtgtgtgtatgtgtgtgtgtatagccattcccagcctgggcccgggcccctggtgagtgtgtgtgtgtgtgtgtgtgtggagccatCCCCAGCCTAGGCCCGGGCccctggtgagtgtgtgtgtgtgtgtgtgtgtggagccatCCCCAGCCTAGGCCCGGGCccctggtgagtgtgtgtgtgtgtgtatgtgtggagcCATCCCCAGCAGGGGCCCGGGCccctggtgagtgtgtgtgtgtgtgtgtgtgtggagccatCCCCAGCCTAGGCCCGGGCccctggtgagtgtgtgtgtgtgtgtgtgtgtgtggagccatgcccagcctgggcccgggcccctggtgagtgtgtgtgtgtgtgtgtgtgtggagccatccccagcctgggcccgggcccctggtgagtgtgtgtgtgtgtgtgtgtgtgtgtgtggagccatccccagcctgggcctgggccccggtgagtgtgtgtatgtgtgtgtgtggagccatccctagcctgggcctgggcccgggcccctggtgtgtgtgtgtgtgtgtggagccatccccagcctgggcctgggccccggtgagtgtgtgtgtgtgtgtgtgtgtgtgtgtggagccatccctagcctgggcctgggcccgggcccctggtatgtgtgtgtgtatgtgtgtatgtgtgtagccatccccagcctgggcctgggcccgggcccctggtgtgtgtgtgtgtgtgtgtgtgtgtgtagccatccccagcctgggcctgggcccctggtgagtgtgtgtgtgtgtgtgtgtggagccatccctagcctgggcctgggctcctggtgtgtgtgtgtgtgtgtgtgtatagccatccccagcctgggcccgggcccctggtgagtgtgtgtgtgtgtgtgtagccatccccagcctgggcctgggcccctggtgagtgtgtgtgtgtgtgtgtggagccatccccagcctgggcccgggcccctggtgtgtgtgtgtgtgtgtggagccatccccagcctgggcccgggcccctggtgagtgtgtgtgtgtgtgtgtgtgtagccatccccagcctgggcctgggccctggtgagtgtgtgtgtgtgtgtgtgtgtgtggagccatccccagcctgggcccgggcccctggtgagtgtttgtgtgtgtgtgtgtgtgtggagccatccccagcctgggcccgggcccctggtgaggtgtgtgtgtgtggagggggcatCCCCAGCCTGAGCCCTGGTGAGTATTggggggcccctgcccctgcagcccactGAACCCGTCCTCTCCGCCCAGGGGTGTCCTGCACTCGAACCCGATGGACTACGCCTGGGGGGCCAATGGCCTGGACGCCATCATCACACAGGTACGGGCAGGCCGCCGCCTTCGTGTCCTGCCCCAGACCAGCAGAGTTCGGGCGAGGCCTGAGCTGCCAGCGGCCGCTCCCCGCCTCTGTCCAAGCCTCGGCCGCCTCACGGCGTGTCCCCAAGTCCCCGCGCGGGAACTCGGTGCTGGGCACTCAGGCCCGGGAGCCTCCCGGGAGTGTCCTGGTCCCTCGCACAGGGCGGGCAGTGGGTCCGGGGCGGGCGCCCCTGTGGCCCCGCGGTGTCTTGGGCTCCCGGGTGCCGGCCCCGGGACAAACGCAGCCTCGGTGCTTTTGCAGGTCCCGCAGCCTTGCGGCTCAGAGCCCCGCGGGCCGGGCAGACGGCGGCCTTCTCCCCCCCCAGGAGCACGCCCCCGCCCCCGAGGAGCTCCCGGCACTCTCGCCTCTTGTCTTTCAGCTCCTCAATCAGTTTGAAAGCACGGGCCCCCCGCCCGCAGACAAGGAGCGCATCCAGGCCCTGCCCACCGTCCCTGTCACCGCGGAGCACGTAGGTAGGCAGCCGGCTCCGCCCCTGGGGGGGCTCCGCGGGGTCCTGGCTGGTCGAGCGggtggctgcccccccccccgcccgcacAGGGCTCTCACGGCCCTCGCCCCGGCCCCGCTCCCGCCAGGCTCCGGGCTCGAGTGCCCCGTGTGCAAGGACGACTACGCGCTGGGCGAGCGCGTGCGGCAGCTGCCCTGCAACCACCTCTTCCACGACGGCTGCATCGTGCCCTGGCTGGAGCAGGTGAGCGCCGGCCACGCCCCGaccacgccccgccccgccccgctcgCCCCCGCTAACCCGCCCTCTCCCCCGCGGACAGCACGACAGCTGCCCCGTCTGCCGAAAGAGCCTCACGGGACAGAACACGGCCACGAACCCCCCGGGGCTGGGCGGGGTGAGCTTCTCGTCCTCGTCCTCCTCGTCGTCGTCCAGCTCGCCCAGCAACGAGAACGCCACCAGCAACTCGTGATCCCGGCGCCGGCCGCACCCCGAGCCTCTGGGAGAGCtccgcccctcccagcctctgcggCTGCGCGGCTGCAGGTGCCGGCGCCCGCGTCGGTCAGCGCCCGCTGCGCCGCGGGCTGCGTGGGCAGAGCTCGGACGACCCTGCCTGCTCCGGGGCGGGACCGGAGCTAGCCCGGCTCAGCCCTTCAGAGGGGCAGGGACGGCCCGGGCCGTGGGTGCTCCCGGACGGAGGGCACCGGCCGCGCGCCCCTCCAGGGTGTCCCAGACCCCCGTCCCCTTGGTCTCTAACCTCACCCTCTAAATGTTCAACGGCGGGaaggtttttataattttaaattattactgcTTTGAAATAAATGGACGTTTTAGCTCACACGCGGCCGTGCGTGATCTGTGGAAAGACGGGTTCGGCTGTGGCGCCAGGCGAGCACCACCCAGGATGGCCCCGCACTCCTGCGCCAGCGAGCCCTGGAGACCAGCGACGCCCGGGACCAAGTGCTGCGGTGGACGCTTCTAGggaagccgtgtgtgtgtgtgtgtgtgtgtgtaaagcctTTTAAAATACACCCCTGGAAACATGCAGGGCCGGCGTCTTCCTTCTGCGCCTGCGCCGGGGATCCACCCTGAGGGAGGCGGGGGCTCGGACGCAGGTCCCGCAGCTGTGAGCGCTGGAGTCGCAGCGAGATGCCCGGACCCCGCCGGGCCGGAGTGAGTGCCACGAGGGCCCCTGCTCTCGGGGAGCCTGCCGCCACCCGGGTGGGGGCCCGGCCCTGGCACGGGCAGTGGGCACGGGCCGCGCGGCGGGCAGCCTCGGGCGAAGATCCCTCCCGCTGCGGTCGCGCCGCTGCCTCTCACCCTGACCCCCGTGAATCCGGCCAGCGTCCAGGTCACTgggcggggcccaggccctggcatcCACGAGCATTGCCGTCTTCCCTGAGCGATCCTGGCTTTGCTGTTCTTGGTTTTGCGTTTCAACATTGTTtacttatctggaaggcagagcggCAGATTCTCCACGTGCTGCCTCGCTCCCCGGAGGCCCACAGGGCCGCCCGACGCCGGACCACGAGCTCCGTGCAGATTTCCCGCTCGGTGGCAGGGGCCGCGGCACAGATGTTCTCAGTTCCAGGGCTCCGCGTGTGCAGTCGTCACCCGCATGTGGACGGCACTGCACCCAGGAGACACGCGTGGGCTGCTGCTTGCCTGTCTGCCCACGGCCCCGCCACGGGCCTCGCAGCCCCTCGCCAGAAACTGCTGTTCTTGTTGGAGAGTGGACGCTTTGGGTTAGGAAGTCTGCAGGGGGACAACTTGAGCACCGAGGGGCTCTGGCCACGTCCAGCTGGCAGGCACCTCACGGCAAAGAGCGTGGAGGCCCtcggcctgcagggggcgcccgctgcaccacagcctctGTGTCCCCGAGAGTCCGGGCGGCGTCCTGCAGCCCAGGAGGTGCCTGCTGGGTCCTCCCTGGGCTGGCCAGGCCTCAGCACCTGGCACCCAGGAGACCCTGGCTTCATGCACAGAAGAGACGCGTGGCCGGGCCTTTGCTCTCCGACCCAGGGTCTGCCGAACTCTGTCCACCTGCTCCTCCGCCATCTGTCATTGAGCTGCCGCCGTGTCTCGGAGCCTCAGGAGAccagcactggcaggaagtgggTGGACAGGTGGTGCCTGCGCGTCCGGCCACCTCGCCGAGGGGCCCCCCGTCCATCGAGGGCCAGGAACATGGGCCGGCCACGATGGCGCCAGCGGAGTGAGGCGTAGGTGTTGTAGCCGTTCTCCTCGATGCGCTCCTGGAACCTGCAGTCCACGGTGTAGACACGCTGTGGGGAAGGGCGGGGTGTGAGACCAGGGGACCCCGCCTGCCACCCGCCGCCCGCCTGCCGGCACTCACCGACCCGTGGAGGCGGCCCCGGCGATTCATGGCCACGTAGAAGCCGGAGTGTACAGCCTTGATGACCACGATGCCCACACGCACAGAACGGATCTCCACCACACCTGGAGGGGGGGGCTTGGTCAGGCAGggagcctggccccgcccacacTGTGGTCACCCACTCACTCCTCTCCTCCAGGTCACACTGGCCACGCCCTGGACCCTGACAGATCTGAAGGGCAGGGGGCCTCTCTCCGAGGGTGTCCAGCCTGGGCAACACTTGGCTGGACGCTGGCTGCCGTGGGGGACCAGAAGCAGCGGGAGGACCCCGTCACCAGCAGGTGACgcagcagccccagcctgctctgagccagcttcctgtccagctcGGAGGGGGCACCACCCACTCCCCATCCTCTCCGTGGCCTCTGCCCACCGGCCGGCTCTCCTGTGCAGGCtccacccaggcccctcctccctggccaccCCTCTGCTCTGGGAGCCCCTCAGGGACTGGGGTCCCCACACAGCCCACGGAAAGCAAAGACAAGAGCCCCTTGCACCAGCCACCCAACGCTGCCAGCCGGGAGGGGAAACCCAGGCCCAGAGGGACGTGGCCACCGTCCCTGGTCACCTGCCTGCGCCTGGCCTCTCCCCCAGCCCGAGGCCACCGCGCCTGGCCATGCCCTCACAGAGGGACCGGCCCGGCCAGTCCCCTGTCATTGCCTCGGTCGCGTGCAGCCTAATGAGGGCcttgggagccccagatgaaaGCCGCCAGGGAGGCAGGGTGGCTGTCGGCTCTGATGACCGGGACCCGGCCCGACCCGCCCCAGCTCCCGGCCCGacgtctctcccccccccaccccccgcagcctCAGGTCCCCTGAGCAGCCAGCAGTCCTGCCCACTTCGCAGCCGAGGGAACCGAGGCCGCGGACGGGCAGTGGCGAGGCGCTCCGGGACCCATGcgggccgccgcccccgccgccgccgcccccgcgcaCTCACTGTCCTGGCCGTGGCGCCAGCGGGTGCCCTGCACACGGCCTCGGGGGTCCACGCGCAGGAAGAAGTGGGTGGAGGAGAAGAGGCGCCGCCAGCGCACGTCGCCCTCCAGGTGCGGGTAGCTGCGCGGTCTCCGCGGCGCACTCGGGGTCCCCGCGGCGCCGGGCATCCGCGCCAGCAGCAGCCAGACCAGGCCCAGCCACAGGCGGCGGCGCATGGCCGCGCGCCCCGCTCGCCGCCCGCTCCTGCCTCCCGGCGCTGCGCGGCTTGGCCCTcagcggccggggcggggcgtcCCGAGGGGGCGGGCCCCTGGGGCCAATAGGGAGCGGGGGGTGGGGCCCG
It includes:
- the RNF126 gene encoding E3 ubiquitin-protein ligase RNF126 isoform X2 — translated: MAEASPQPGRYFCHCCSVEIVPRLPDYTCPRCESGFIEELPEDTRNTENSSAPSTAPADQSQSRQPFENVDQQLFTLPQGYGQFAFGIFDDSFEIPTFPPGAQADDGRDPESRREREHQSRHRIIQQLVNGIITPATIPSLGLGPWGVLHSNPMDYAWGANGLDAIITQLLNQFESTGPPPADKERIQALPTVPVTAEHVGSGLECPVCKDDYALGERVRQLPCNHLFHDGCIVPWLEQHDSCPVCRKSLTGQNTATNPPGLGGVSFSSSSSSSSSSSPSNENATSNS
- the RNF126 gene encoding E3 ubiquitin-protein ligase RNF126 isoform X3 codes for the protein MAEASPQPGRYFCHCCSVEIVPRLPDYTCPRCESGFIEELPEDTRNTENSSAPSTAPADQSQSRQPFENVDQQLFTLPQGYGQFAFGIFDDSFEIPTFPPGAQADDGRDPESRREREHQSRHRIIQQLVNGIITPATIPSLGLGPWGVLHSNPMDYAWGANGLDAIITQLLNQFESTGPPPADKERIQALPTVPVTAEHAPGSSAPCARTTTRWASACGSCPATTSSTTAASCPGWSSTTAAPSAERASRDRTRPRTPRGWAG
- the RNF126 gene encoding E3 ubiquitin-protein ligase RNF126 isoform X1 — its product is MAEASPQPGRYFCHCCSVEIVPRLPDYTCPRCESGFIEELPEDTRNTENSSAPSTAPADQSQSRQPFENVDQQLFTLPQGYGQFAFGIFDDSFEIPTFPPGAQADDGRDPESRREREHQSRHRYGARQPRARLTARRATGRHEGVPTLEGIIQQLVNGIITPATIPSLGLGPWGVLHSNPMDYAWGANGLDAIITQLLNQFESTGPPPADKERIQALPTVPVTAEHVGSGLECPVCKDDYALGERVRQLPCNHLFHDGCIVPWLEQHDSCPVCRKSLTGQNTATNPPGLGGVSFSSSSSSSSSSSPSNENATSNS
- the RNF126 gene encoding E3 ubiquitin-protein ligase RNF126 isoform X4, with the translated sequence MAEASPQPGRYFCHCCSVEIVPRLPDYTCPRCESGFIEELPEDTRNTENSSAPSTAPADQSQSRQPFEADDGRDPESRREREHQSRHRIIQQLVNGIITPATIPSLGLGPWGVLHSNPMDYAWGANGLDAIITQLLNQFESTGPPPADKERIQALPTVPVTAEHVGSGLECPVCKDDYALGERVRQLPCNHLFHDGCIVPWLEQHDSCPVCRKSLTGQNTATNPPGLGGVSFSSSSSSSSSSSPSNENATSNS
- the FGF22 gene encoding fibroblast growth factor 22 isoform X2, which codes for MRRRLWLGLVWLLLARMPGAAGTPSAPRRPRSYPHLEGDVRWRRLFSSTHFFLRVDPRGRVQGTRWRHGQDSVVEIRSVRVGIVVIKAVHSGFYVAMNRRGRLHGSVPGAHRGERLQHLRLTPLAPSWPAHVPGPRWTGGPSARWPDAQAPPVHPLPASAGLLRLRDTAAAQ
- the FGF22 gene encoding fibroblast growth factor 22 isoform X1 yields the protein MRRRLWLGLVWLLLARMPGAAGTPSAPRRPRSYPHLEGDVRWRRLFSSTHFFLRVDPRGRVQGTRWRHGQDSVVEIRSVRVGIVVIKAVHSGFYVAMNRRGRLHGSRVYTVDCRFQERIEENGYNTYASLRWRHRGRPMFLALDGRGAPRRGGRTRRHHLSTHFLPVLVS